Part of the Parambassis ranga chromosome 16, fParRan2.1, whole genome shotgun sequence genome, cgcTCACAGTGGACATGCTGGTGGAGACGCTGGGCCTGCAGTCGGTGGACGTGACCCGGGAGGTTCTTTCGGCCATGAGGAGGACTGATCTGGTGCAGAGGCTGCCAGAGAGGGGCTCAGGATCCAGAGGTGAGATACAGGAATATGTGTGGCCACATGCTGGCTCACATGTGttacagcaaaacaacacagcagcatgtaaGAGACATGAGACCGCATAAGACATAAGACACCGGGTCATGGAGGAGGGGCACCaggttcaccgctctgacctctcctacagcacaaacacctggatgacctTTAACCACATCGTCTGTAGTCtcatttagccacttgttagcatgtagccgaggggacaggaagtgctaacatgctaactccTGCTGCACATTGTGATTCTAAAGGAACGTTTAACAGGATGAATTCAGACATGCTGGAAGGCCTGATGTGTCCTTCAGGagtgttttgttcttttgtccTCAGAGGAGCCCTCTGTGGACGAGGACTGGCCTGCTCTGACCCCCAAGgtgagtgatgtcacagccCATTTCAGCCAGTACAGAgcagttagccagctagctgcagCACAGGTCAGCTTTGATCAGAGAAATGCAACATGAAGCTGAAGCATGCAGCTTTATGTTATAAAACACTGAACATGTACTGCTCCCACTGGTCGCTGCACTTCATCCCACCCACATGTCCTTTGAATCCATCAGGTGGAGgcgctgctgtctgtcacagaGCAGCTCGTGGAAACTCTGGCTGGTCTGAGCAGAAGGGAGTGCTGGACTTTCAAGAGACTCCTGACCGCAATGCACAGAAACATCCCACTGAAACCGCTGTTGGGCTTGGACCTGCAGGCCTCTGTGATTTTAATGGTGCAGAGGCAGGGCCTCCGGTCTCTGCAGTCCACCATGGATGTTTTAGAGGACATGAAGAAGAGTGATCTGGTccagaggctgacagacagcagctcaaaCCCCCAAAGTAAGACCTGTTAGAgcttagttcagcagtttcatcAGAACATGATTTATTGTGTGCTGCAGATCGTTCTCAGTTATTGATCTGAGCTCCTGTTCCATcaggaaaacagcagcatgaacaTCCGTCTGCTCTGATCCACAAAGTGAGTGCTGTCCTGAGCTGGGTCCAGGCACAGTAACATCCTATCAACATTATTGATGAGCAACATCCTGGCAGATGTGTGATGTGAATACATGTGCACGGACTCTTCCAGGTGGTCACAGTGGTGGCTGTTAAACAGCTGCTCGTGGAAGCTCTGGAAGATCTGAGTTATGGAGAGCTGGGGAAGTTCAAGACGCTCCTGCAGCTGACGATGTCCGAGCAGGATCTGTCGGACGTCTCAGAGAGTGTAAGAGCCACACCGGACAGGGACCAGATCGTGGATCTGCTGGTGGATGAGCTCGGACAGCGGTGTGTGAAGGTGATCAGAGACGTCTTCGTGGACATGGGCAGGACTGATCTGGTGCAGCAGCTGAACGGACCGAGCTCTGAATCCAGAAGTAAGATGAACACATCTTCACTCATAGCATAgatcctgtctctctgcctgtctgtctgtctgtctgcctgtctctctgtctgtctgtctctctgtctgtctgcctgcctgtctgtctgtctctctgtctgtctgtctttctctctgcctgtctgtctctctgtctgtctgtctctctgtctgtctttctctctgtctgtctctctgtctgtctgtctgtctctctatctgtctgtctttctctctgcctgtctgtctctctgtctgtctgtctgtctttctctctgcctgtctgtctctctgtctgtctgtctctctgcctgtctgtctctctgtctgtctgcctgcctgtctgtctgtctctctgtctgtctctctgtctgtctgtctctctatctgtctgtctttctctctgcctgtctgtctctctgtctgtctgtctgtctgcctgtctgtctctctggctgtctgtctgtctgtctttctggctgtctgtctgtctgtctgtctctctggctgtctgtctctctgtctgtctctctgtctgtctgtctgtctgtctctctatctgtctgtctttctctctgcctgtctgtctctctgtctgtctgtctgtctgtctttctctctgcctgtctgtctctctgtctgtctgtctgtctttctctctgtctgtctgtctctctgcctgtctgtctctctgtctgtctgtctctctgcctgtctctctgcctctctgtctctctgtctgtctgtctgtctttctctctgcctgtctgtctgtctttctctctgcctgtctgtctgtctgtctgtctgtctctctgcctgtctgtctctctgcctctctgcctgtctgtctctctgtctgtctgtctctctgcctgtctctctgcctgtctgtctctctgtctgtctgtctctctgcctgtctctctgcctctctgtctgtctgtctgtctttctctctgcctgtctgtctgtctgtctctctgtctgtctgtctctctgcctgcctgtctgtctctctgcctgtctgtctctctgtctgtctgtctctctgtctgtctgtctgtctttctctctgtctgtctgtctctctgcctgtctgtctctctgcctgtctgtctctctgtctgtctgtctctctgcctgtctctctgcctctctgtctctctgtctgtctgtctgtctttctctctgcctgtctgtctgtctttctctctgcctgtctgtctgtctgtctgtctctctgcctctctgcctgtctgtctctctgtctgtctgtctctctgcctgtctctctgcctgtctgtctctctgtctgtctgtctctctgcctgtctctctgcctctctgtctctctgtctgtctgtctgtctttctctctgcctgtctgtctgtctgtctctctgtctgtctgtctctctgcctgcctgtctgtctctctgcctgtctgtctctctgtctgtctgtctctctgtctgtctgtctctctgcctgcctctctgtctctctgtccctctctgtctgtctggggTTGGGGTGTCtcctgtgtgtccatgcatggAGTCACAGTGTGCTCTGTCCTCAGAGAGACGCTCCATGGATCAGTGTCATCAGGCGCTGTCGAAGGCGGTGAGTGCACACAGCTCTGATCAAAGTGcagctgtgatgatgctttgGTCCGGGTTCGAGCAGGTGAGGAGATGCAGAGGGTTAAACCAGGTCTGAACCTGTAACGTCCCTTTAACTTCCAcagaaggcagaaagagcagctgTGACCGCGACTCTGGTGGAAATGCTGAGTAAACTGGACAAGAAGGGTTTCAAGAAGTTCAGATGGTGGCTGCATTTCACACTCTTCCAGAGGAGCCTCAGACTCATCCCATGGTCTTCATTGAGGGTGAACACGCGGCAGAGCCTCGCAGCTCTGATGGTGAAGAAGCTCGGCCTGCAGTGTGTGGACGTGACCCGGGAGGTTCTCAGGGACATAAACCAGAGACCGCCAGACAGCAGCTCAGGATCTGAAGGTATCAACACTGATGAATGATGACATTTAGCAGAGTGACGGCCGCACAGTGACTGTGTCAACATGTCCACACACTCAGGGGCTCAGAGGGGGCTGGAGGCCGAGAGCTGTGGACGAGGACGGGTAATCCTTCCCTTCATCATCCTTTTCTGTAGCATTCATTTACTTCATGTTACAAAATGAACGTCCTCTGCAGCAGGACGCCAGTGACTGGACTAAAGTGGACCCCGAGGTGAATGAGAGGGCAGACGAGGCTCCAACATACAGGTGAGAACACCACCCCGAGTCCTGAGAGATGTCCTGTGCAGGAAAGTCTGAATGAGGTCTGTGGCCTGTGCATCAGGGatcacagcatggacatgtcCACCAGGAGGCCAGACAGGAGGACCTGatcacagcatggacatgtcCATCAGGAGGTCAGACAGTGGGGCCTGatcacagcatggacatgtcCATCAGGAGGTCAGACAGTGGGGCCTGatcacagcatggacatgtcCATCAGGAGGTCAGACAGTGGGGCCTGatcacagcatggacatgtcCATCAGGAGGTCAGACAGTGGGGCCTGatcacagcatggacatgtcCATCAGGAGGTCAGACAGGAGGGCCTGatcacagcatggacatgtcCATCAGGAGGTCAGACAGTGGGGCCTGatcacagcatggacatgtcCATCAGGAGGTCGGACAGGAGGACCTGatcacagcatggacatgtccatcacagcagcagcgtCTCTCTGAACATGATCCTTGTCCTTTCAGCCTCCAGACTGCAGCCGGATGCTTTGAATGCCGCGTCTCGGGTCTGCGCTGGCTCTGTGAGGGACAGACCAGCTTTCAGTACCAGTTCTGCTCCTGGGAGGGACACATgcagaggatggagagcagaCAGTACATGCCTGCAGGCCCCCTGCTGGACATCACGGTCACTGCTGGGAGGTTAAATGAAGTGCACCTGCCACACTGGATCTGCACCGGTAAGAGGATATGAACCAATCAGAAGCTGCTGAAGCATGGCGGCCATTTCCTCTCactgtcagtgctgtgtgtgttgttcagagGACAACCCCAAAATATTGGACAGGTTTGCCGTCCTCCACGTAAAGGACTGTGGAGACGAGGTGGAAAAAGTGTCGGAGGTCACAGCGTCGCACGTCAGGTTGACTCGGCCCATGTTCTCCCCCAGAGCGGTCCTGATGAAAGTCGGCTTACCCGTGAAAATCAGCTGCAGCGTGCTGCTGTACTACAAACTCAACACGCCGTTCCTCAAACTGCACGTCTACCTGATCCCACACGACCCTGCTCTACAACAGGTGACtgacaggaggaagacagagacagacacacagagggagacagagacagacaggcagaggaagacagagacacagagggagacagagactgacacacagaggaagacagagacagacaggcagaggaagacagagacagacaggcagaggaagacagagacagacacgcagaggaagacagagacagacaggcagagacagacaggcagaggaagacagagacacagagggagacagagactgacacacagaggaagacagagacagacaggcagaggaagacagagacagacaggcagaggaagacagagacagacacgcagaggaagacagagacagacaggcagagacagacaggcagaggaagacagagacagacaggcagagacagacaggcagaggaagacagagacagacaggcagaggaagacagagacagacaggcagaggaagacagagacagacaggcagaggaagacagagacagacaggcagagacagacaggcaga contains:
- the LOC114448889 gene encoding uncharacterized protein LOC114448889 isoform X3 → MASERPLVETLNQLSPDDFDRFKSLVEVEKDLPPISKSRLKEGRRQDVVELLLGTDCVDVTRKVLMRMERSVLGQRFPAFQPGDKKTPPPSLRHRVEALVSDTELLLETLADLTDEDLGTFKHTFRLFYRQIPKELMDLQDSVCLMVQTYGHQTVEKAAEVLGYMKRKDLALRLTHSGSTPRRQQLGEHLSAAIHKVATFKAVTDLLVETLTGLDRHEVPEFMWLLQYTLFHRSLPQLSGRAVNSTHTTLTVDMLVETLGLQSVDVTREVLSAMRRTDLVQRLPERGSGSREEPSVDEDWPALTPKVEALLSVTEQLVETLAGLSRRECWTFKRLLTAMHRNIPLKPLLGLDLQASVILMVQRQGLRSLQSTMDVLEDMKKSDLVQRLTDSSSNPQRKQQHEHPSALIHKVVTVVAVKQLLVEALEDLSYGELGKFKTLLQLTMSEQDLSDVSESVRATPDRDQIVDLLVDELGQRCVKVIRDVFVDMGRTDLVQQLNGPSSESRKRRSMDQCHQALSKAKAERAAVTATLVEMLSKLDKKGFKKFRWWLHFTLFQRSLRLIPWSSLRVNTRQSLAALMVKKLGLQCVDVTREVLRDINQRPPDSSSGSEGAQRGLEAESCGRGRQDASDWTKVDPEVNERADEAPTYSLQTAAGCFECRVSGLRWLCEGQTSFQYQFCSWEGHMQRMESRQYMPAGPLLDITVTAGRLNEVHLPHWICTEDNPKILDRFAVLHVKDCGDEVEKVSEVTASHVRLTRPMFSPRAVLMKVGLPVKISCSVLLYYKLNTPFLKLHVYLIPHDPALQQTVEKKETSGGYGTIRKPRPDRYLKMLQGFVLTADTDAAKIQPQVSLSQVSDVLGLRLSLRCDA
- the LOC114448889 gene encoding uncharacterized protein LOC114448889 isoform X4; this encodes MASERPLVETLNQLSPDDFDRFKSLVEVEKDLPPISKSRLKEGRRQDVVELLLGTDCVDVTRKVLMRMERSVLGQRFPAFQPGDKKTPPPSLRHRVEALVSDTELLLETLADLTDEDLGTFKHTFRLFYRQIPKELMDLQDSVCLMVQTYGHQTVEKAAEVLGYMKRKDLALRLTHSGSTPRRQQLGEHLSAAIHKVATFKAVTDLLVETLTGLDRHEVPEFMWLLQYTLFHRSLPQLSGRAVNSTHTTLTVDMLVETLGLQSVDVTREVLSAMRRTDLVQRLPERGSGSREEPSVDEDWPALTPKVEALLSVTEQLVETLAGLSRRECWTFKRLLTAMHRNIPLKPLLGLDLQASVILMVQRQGLRSLQSTMDVLEDMKKSDLVQRLTDSSSNPQRKQQHEHPSALIHKVVTVVAVKQLLVEALEDLSYGELGKFKTLLQLTMSEQDLSDVSESVRATPDRDQIVDLLVDELGQRCVKVIRDVFVDMGRTDLVQQLNGPSSESRKRRSMDQCHQALSKAKAERAAVTATLVEMLSKLDKKGFKKFRWWLHFTLFQRSLRLIPWSSLRVNTRQSLAALMVKKLGLQCVDVTREVLRDINQRPPDSSSGSEGAQRGLEAESCGRGRQDASDWTKVDPEVNERADEAPTYSLQTAAGCFECRVSGLRWLCEGQTSFQYQFCSWEGHMQRMESRQYMPAGPLLDITVTAGRLNEVHLPHWICTEDNPKILDRFAVLHVKDCGDEVEKVSEVTASHVRLTRPMFSPRAVLMKVGLPVKISCSVLLYYKLNTPFLKLHVYLIPHDPALQQLFSSGLCTANHPPSSASSSHTS
- the LOC114448889 gene encoding uncharacterized protein LOC114448889 isoform X1, which encodes MASERPLVETLNQLSPDDFDRFKSLVEVEKDLPPISKSRLKEGRRQDVVELLLGTDCVDVTRKVLMRMERSVLGQRFPAFQPGDKKTPPPSLRHRVEALVSDTELLLETLADLTDEDLGTFKHTFRLFYRQIPKELMDLQDSVCLMVQTYGHQTVEKAAEVLGYMKRKDLALRLTHSGSTPRRQQLGEHLSAAIHKVATFKAVTDLLVETLTGLDRHEVPEFMWLLQYTLFHRSLPQLSGRAVNSTHTTLTVDMLVETLGLQSVDVTREVLSAMRRTDLVQRLPERGSGSREEPSVDEDWPALTPKVEALLSVTEQLVETLAGLSRRECWTFKRLLTAMHRNIPLKPLLGLDLQASVILMVQRQGLRSLQSTMDVLEDMKKSDLVQRLTDSSSNPQRKQQHEHPSALIHKVVTVVAVKQLLVEALEDLSYGELGKFKTLLQLTMSEQDLSDVSESVRATPDRDQIVDLLVDELGQRCVKVIRDVFVDMGRTDLVQQLNGPSSESRKRRSMDQCHQALSKAKAERAAVTATLVEMLSKLDKKGFKKFRWWLHFTLFQRSLRLIPWSSLRVNTRQSLAALMVKKLGLQCVDVTREVLRDINQRPPDSSSGSEGAQRGLEAESCGRGRQDASDWTKVDPEVNERADEAPTYSLQTAAGCFECRVSGLRWLCEGQTSFQYQFCSWEGHMQRMESRQYMPAGPLLDITVTAGRLNEVHLPHWICTEDNPKILDRFAVLHVKDCGDEVEKVSEVTASHVRLTRPMFSPRAVLMKVGLPVKISCSVLLYYKLNTPFLKLHVYLIPHDPALQQTVEKKETSGGYGTIRKPRPDRYLKMLQGFVLTADTDAAKIQPQKLTLRYDSQDPNFYEVFIESPDRNFTLTLLLQSKPSDPVWSSKIRKDDHPHSGPSEAAASSGEADGVSTLSDEQHCEQLDTQVQETSSDLQRLLNLLEELTQDELKRFKWSLQGPDQRADRPGIPWGRLETADRLDLVNLMLQTYGQQQSVAVTRSVFREMSRMDLVQRMSDW
- the LOC114448889 gene encoding uncharacterized protein LOC114448889 isoform X2 — its product is MASERPLVETLNQLSPDDFDRFKSLVEVEKDLPPISKSRLKEGRRQDVVELLLGTDCVDVTRKVLMRMERSVLGQRFPAFQPGDKKTPPPSLRHRVEALVSDTELLLETLADLTDEDLGTFKHTFRLFYRQIPKELMDLQDSVCLMVQTYGHQTVEKAAEVLGYMKRKDLALRLTHSGSTPRRQQLGEHLSAAIHKVATFKAVTDLLVETLTGLDRHEVPEFMWLLQYTLFHRSLPQLSGRAVNSTHTTLTVDMLVETLGLQSVDVTREVLSAMRRTDLVQRLPERGSGSREEPSVDEDWPALTPKVEALLSVTEQLVETLAGLSRRECWTFKRLLTAMHRNIPLKPLLGLDLQASVILMVQRQGLRSLQSTMDVLEDMKKSDLVQRLTDSSSNPQRKQQHEHPSALIHKVVTVVAVKQLLVEALEDLSYGELGKFKTLLQLTMSEQDLSDVSESVRATPDRDQIVDLLVDELGQRCVKVIRDVFVDMGRTDLVQQLNGPSSESRKRRSMDQCHQALSKAKAERAAVTATLVEMLSKLDKKGFKKFRWWLHFTLFQRSLRLIPWSSLRVNTRQSLAALMVKKLGLQCVDVTREVLRDINQRPPDSSSGSEGAQRGLEAESCGRGRDASDWTKVDPEVNERADEAPTYSLQTAAGCFECRVSGLRWLCEGQTSFQYQFCSWEGHMQRMESRQYMPAGPLLDITVTAGRLNEVHLPHWICTEDNPKILDRFAVLHVKDCGDEVEKVSEVTASHVRLTRPMFSPRAVLMKVGLPVKISCSVLLYYKLNTPFLKLHVYLIPHDPALQQTVEKKETSGGYGTIRKPRPDRYLKMLQGFVLTADTDAAKIQPQKLTLRYDSQDPNFYEVFIESPDRNFTLTLLLQSKPSDPVWSSKIRKDDHPHSGPSEAAASSGEADGVSTLSDEQHCEQLDTQVQETSSDLQRLLNLLEELTQDELKRFKWSLQGPDQRADRPGIPWGRLETADRLDLVNLMLQTYGQQQSVAVTRSVFREMSRMDLVQRMSDW